The Sorangiineae bacterium MSr11367 genome window below encodes:
- a CDS encoding A24 family peptidase has product MFPFLIAAVIVAAVAAWIDWRTGFIPNWLTLGVLGLAPIVHIGRAFAMGIEKDAALLEGGYSVLGAVVCGLVPWILFQKNAIGGGDVKVFAAIGALCQTMLGFEAEMYGFLAACLIAPARLAYDGKLLRTLKNAVGLMINPFMPKDKKVQIEQEMLSWMRMGPAILLGTIIAAVLHFRE; this is encoded by the coding sequence ATGTTTCCCTTCCTGATTGCCGCCGTCATCGTCGCCGCCGTCGCCGCATGGATCGATTGGCGCACCGGTTTCATTCCGAATTGGCTCACGCTCGGTGTTCTGGGGCTGGCACCCATCGTCCATATTGGGCGCGCATTTGCCATGGGCATCGAGAAAGATGCTGCCCTGCTCGAAGGCGGATATTCCGTCCTCGGAGCGGTCGTGTGCGGCCTCGTCCCCTGGATTCTCTTTCAGAAAAACGCAATTGGCGGCGGCGATGTGAAAGTCTTTGCAGCCATCGGCGCACTTTGCCAAACGATGCTCGGCTTTGAGGCCGAAATGTACGGGTTTCTCGCGGCGTGTCTCATCGCACCGGCGCGACTCGCCTACGATGGCAAACTATTGCGAACGTTGAAGAATGCGGTTGGATTGATGATCAATCCGTTCATGCCCAAGGACAAAAAGGTTCAAATCGAACAAGAGATGCTGAGCTGGATGCGTATGGGCCCTGCAATCTTGCTCGGAACGATCATCGCCGCGGTCCTTCACTTTCGCGAGTAA
- a CDS encoding WYL domain-containing protein — MAVFPKLKAPRRGRPTGRFTQFRRLDRLREVLESHPSGLALDQIAGMLHVTQRSVRRYLAELDRVTQLESVPTQPGGAHLWRIKPSERGRALLLRRTQAYGLLSTRRIFDMMRGSAFYDELQLVTRQLLLLAQRPVARAGVRGEIPSDQRLEDRLFYLPPPAHNYAQRGEELDGLFQAVADLRATTFRYRHTKDSPAERVTLHPFALVLHRGAIHSIGRNPAGEVAVFVFDRMQDLTILDQHFALPENFNVEDFLEGEFGIAAATRKTRVLIEFDAKVAEEIRARKVHPSQRVATAPDGRIRLSMNVAQIEEVRRWILGFGSSARVLEPAELIEDIRASLRAALERY, encoded by the coding sequence ATGGCCGTCTTTCCAAAGCTAAAAGCTCCACGCCGCGGCCGCCCCACGGGTCGCTTTACGCAATTTCGGCGGCTCGATCGCTTGCGCGAGGTCCTCGAGTCGCACCCCAGTGGCCTCGCGCTGGACCAGATTGCCGGCATGCTCCACGTGACCCAGCGCTCCGTGCGCCGCTACCTCGCGGAGCTCGATCGCGTCACGCAGCTCGAGTCGGTGCCCACGCAGCCGGGCGGCGCGCACCTCTGGCGCATCAAGCCGAGCGAACGCGGTCGCGCGCTCCTTTTGCGCCGCACCCAGGCCTATGGCCTTCTCTCCACGCGCCGCATCTTCGACATGATGCGCGGCTCCGCCTTCTACGACGAACTGCAACTCGTCACGCGCCAGCTGCTCCTGCTTGCACAGCGCCCGGTCGCCCGCGCTGGCGTGCGCGGAGAAATCCCGAGCGATCAGCGCCTCGAGGATCGCCTCTTTTACCTGCCGCCCCCCGCCCACAACTACGCACAGCGCGGCGAGGAACTCGATGGCCTTTTCCAAGCCGTCGCCGACCTGCGCGCGACGACCTTTCGCTATCGCCACACCAAAGACTCCCCCGCGGAACGGGTCACACTCCACCCCTTTGCGCTGGTGCTGCATCGCGGCGCGATTCACTCGATCGGACGAAACCCTGCCGGCGAAGTCGCGGTGTTCGTCTTCGACCGCATGCAAGACCTCACCATTTTGGACCAGCACTTCGCGCTGCCGGAGAATTTTAACGTAGAGGACTTCCTAGAGGGGGAATTCGGCATAGCCGCCGCCACCCGAAAGACACGAGTCCTCATCGAATTCGACGCAAAAGTCGCCGAAGAAATCCGCGCGCGCAAAGTGCACCCGAGCCAGCGCGTCGCCACCGCCCCCGATGGGCGCATCCGCCTCTCGATGAATGTGGCCCAAATCGAGGAAGTTCGCCGATGGATCCTGGGGTTCGGCTCCAGCGCGCGGGTCCTCGAACCCGCCGAGCTCATCGAAGACATCCGTGCGTCATTACGCGCTGCACTAGAGCGGTATTAA
- the metG gene encoding methionine--tRNA ligase, which translates to MNRFYVTTPIYYVNDIPHVGTAYTTIVVDALRRFHKLIGDESRMLTGTDEHGLKLERQAHEEGKTPQAFVDEMAERFRQAWPVLDIENDDFIRTTEPRHKAFVQDLWRRIEERGDLYEGEYEDWYCVGCESYKTEKELLPGNLCPIHAKPVERVKEKTFFFRLSRWEKPLLDFYERNPSFVEPASRRNEVISFVSSGLRDLSVSRTSFTWGIPVPNRPEHVMYVWFDALTNYLTALGKEGDPLRRYWPPSGRAVHVVGKDILRFHAIYWPAFLLAAGFTEKELPSQVFAHGFLTVDGQKMSKSLRNAVDPLRLARELGPDTLRYYLLRAIAFGQDGDFSHTALIERYNADLGKNLGNLLSRTLGLCVKFSDGKTPPAGEVGPLERELAEAASTASAAARAAWDELAPHRALEATWTLSSAANAYVDKAAPWASAKAGDMVRTHTILANLLEALRQLSVMIWPAMPKKSDGLRAQLGLAPLAPKAGEDLWPKGFTPRPAGEPLALAAALFPTIDKDAEAALLTKLAPHVHGAPAAEAPAAAAPAAPQAAGEAPAPINYDTFLGVDLRVGYVKTAERVPRKDKLLKLAVDLGEAEPRTIIAGLALSFKPEDLVGRKIIVVANLEPRSFGKGLVSQGMLMATGPSEALHLATVEGDPPPGSRLK; encoded by the coding sequence GTGAACCGCTTCTACGTCACGACACCGATCTACTACGTCAACGACATCCCGCACGTCGGCACGGCCTACACCACCATCGTGGTGGACGCGCTCCGTCGCTTCCACAAGCTCATTGGCGACGAGTCGCGCATGCTCACGGGCACCGACGAGCATGGGCTGAAACTGGAACGCCAAGCCCACGAGGAAGGCAAAACCCCGCAGGCCTTCGTCGATGAAATGGCCGAGCGCTTTCGGCAAGCGTGGCCGGTGCTGGACATCGAGAACGACGACTTCATTCGCACGACCGAGCCGCGCCACAAGGCGTTCGTGCAGGACCTGTGGCGCCGCATCGAAGAACGCGGAGACCTCTACGAGGGCGAGTACGAAGACTGGTACTGCGTCGGCTGCGAATCCTACAAGACCGAGAAAGAGCTTCTGCCGGGCAACCTCTGCCCGATCCACGCCAAGCCGGTCGAGCGGGTCAAAGAGAAGACGTTCTTCTTCCGCCTCTCGCGCTGGGAAAAGCCGCTGCTCGACTTCTACGAGCGCAACCCGTCGTTCGTGGAACCCGCGTCGCGCCGCAACGAGGTCATTAGCTTCGTCTCCAGCGGCCTGCGCGATCTGAGCGTGTCGCGCACGAGCTTCACGTGGGGCATCCCCGTGCCGAATCGGCCGGAGCACGTCATGTACGTGTGGTTCGACGCGCTGACGAACTACCTCACGGCGCTGGGCAAAGAAGGCGATCCGCTGCGGCGTTACTGGCCGCCGAGCGGCCGCGCGGTGCACGTGGTGGGCAAGGACATCTTGCGCTTCCATGCCATCTATTGGCCGGCGTTCTTGCTGGCGGCCGGCTTCACCGAGAAGGAGCTGCCGAGCCAAGTCTTCGCCCACGGCTTCCTCACCGTCGATGGGCAGAAGATGAGCAAGTCGCTGCGCAACGCGGTGGATCCGCTGCGGCTGGCGCGCGAGCTCGGGCCGGACACGCTGCGGTATTACCTCTTGCGCGCCATCGCGTTCGGGCAAGATGGCGACTTCTCGCACACCGCGCTGATCGAGCGGTACAACGCGGACCTCGGGAAGAACCTGGGCAACCTTCTGAGCCGCACCCTGGGGTTGTGCGTGAAGTTTTCCGACGGGAAAACGCCGCCGGCGGGCGAGGTGGGACCGCTGGAGCGCGAGCTCGCCGAGGCCGCGTCCACGGCTTCCGCGGCCGCCCGCGCGGCGTGGGACGAGCTGGCGCCGCATCGCGCGCTGGAGGCAACGTGGACGCTTTCGTCCGCCGCCAACGCCTACGTCGACAAGGCCGCGCCATGGGCCTCCGCGAAGGCGGGAGACATGGTGCGCACGCACACGATTTTGGCGAACTTGCTCGAGGCCCTGCGCCAGCTCAGTGTGATGATCTGGCCGGCCATGCCCAAGAAGAGCGATGGGCTGCGCGCCCAGCTGGGACTCGCCCCGCTCGCGCCGAAGGCCGGTGAGGACCTCTGGCCGAAAGGCTTCACGCCGCGACCGGCCGGGGAGCCGCTGGCGCTGGCCGCCGCCCTCTTTCCGACCATCGACAAAGACGCCGAGGCCGCGCTGCTCACGAAGCTTGCGCCCCACGTGCACGGGGCGCCCGCGGCCGAGGCTCCGGCCGCCGCAGCCCCCGCGGCTCCCCAGGCGGCGGGCGAAGCCCCCGCGCCGATCAACTACGACACGTTCCTCGGCGTGGATCTGCGGGTCGGCTACGTGAAGACCGCCGAGCGGGTGCCCCGCAAGGACAAGTTGCTCAAGCTCGCCGTGGACCTGGGCGAGGCGGAGCCGCGCACCATCATCGCGGGCCTCGCGCTCTCGTTCAAACCGGAAGACCTGGTCGGCCGCAAGATCATCGTCGTCGCGAACCTCGAGCCGCGCAGCTTCGGCAAGGGCCTCGTCTCGCAAGGCATGCTCATGGCCACGGGCCCGAGCGAAGCGCTCCACCTCGCCACCGTCGAAGGCGACCCGCCCCCCGGCTCACGCCTCAAATGA
- a CDS encoding thymidine phosphorylase translates to MKRTLVELISAKRDGLKLGTDEIKRLIASLLDGTLADYQMAAFLMAVFFRGLDDEETVALTQAMLESGQVLDLSDVRGVKVDKHSTGGVGDKVSICLAPLVAACGVPVPMVSGRGLGHTGGTLDKLEAIPGFRTDLDVSDFSRIVRDVGTCMIGQTKEIAPADKRIYALRDVTATVESVPLIVASILSKKLAEGIDALVLDVKVGRGAFMKTEAEARVLAEALVRVGTRAGKKVSALLTNMNTPLGEAVGNANETREALEILHGRGPADLRECTLLLGAEMLVLGGKAAGAVEARAELLAAIADGSAVAVMEKMVAAQHGDARVVRDPSLLKMAPVEVTIEAPREGFVTAVDSLEIGLSAVAMGAGRTRTDQAVDPAVGISVLAKPGARVSKGTELARVIAHSKEAAAPIVERVRAAFALGDEAPPAQPLLYSRII, encoded by the coding sequence ATGAAACGAACCCTCGTCGAACTGATCTCCGCGAAACGCGATGGCCTCAAATTGGGGACGGACGAAATCAAGCGTCTGATTGCCTCCCTCCTCGATGGGACCTTGGCCGATTATCAGATGGCTGCCTTCTTAATGGCGGTCTTTTTTCGCGGACTCGACGATGAAGAGACCGTGGCGCTGACCCAAGCGATGCTCGAGTCCGGGCAGGTGCTCGACCTCTCCGATGTGCGTGGCGTGAAGGTCGACAAACATTCGACCGGCGGTGTCGGTGACAAGGTATCGATCTGTCTGGCGCCGCTGGTGGCGGCATGTGGGGTGCCCGTGCCGATGGTCAGCGGACGCGGGCTGGGTCATACGGGCGGAACGCTCGACAAGCTGGAAGCGATCCCGGGGTTTCGGACGGATCTCGACGTATCGGATTTTTCGCGCATCGTGCGAGACGTGGGCACCTGCATGATCGGGCAGACCAAGGAGATCGCACCGGCCGACAAGCGAATCTACGCGCTGCGGGACGTGACGGCGACCGTGGAGTCGGTGCCGCTCATCGTGGCGTCGATTCTGTCGAAGAAGCTGGCCGAGGGGATCGATGCGCTGGTGCTCGATGTGAAGGTGGGGCGCGGGGCCTTCATGAAGACGGAGGCGGAGGCGCGCGTGCTGGCCGAGGCCTTGGTGCGCGTGGGGACGCGTGCGGGCAAGAAGGTGAGCGCGCTGTTGACGAACATGAACACGCCGCTGGGCGAGGCGGTGGGCAACGCCAACGAGACGCGCGAGGCGCTGGAGATTTTGCACGGGCGCGGGCCGGCGGACCTGCGAGAGTGCACGCTGCTCTTGGGGGCGGAGATGCTGGTGCTCGGCGGTAAGGCGGCGGGTGCCGTGGAGGCGCGGGCGGAGCTTTTGGCGGCGATTGCCGATGGCAGCGCCGTGGCCGTGATGGAGAAGATGGTGGCCGCGCAACATGGCGATGCGCGCGTGGTGCGCGATCCGTCGCTCTTGAAGATGGCGCCGGTGGAGGTGACCATCGAGGCGCCGCGCGAAGGGTTCGTGACCGCGGTGGATTCGCTGGAAATCGGGCTTTCCGCGGTGGCCATGGGGGCGGGCAGGACGCGCACGGATCAAGCGGTGGACCCCGCGGTGGGGATCTCCGTGCTGGCCAAGCCGGGCGCGCGCGTCTCGAAGGGCACCGAGCTGGCGCGGGTGATCGCGCACTCGAAGGAGGCCGCGGCGCCCATCGTGGAACGGGTGCGCGCGGCCTTCGCGCTCGGGGACGAAGCGCCCCCGGCGCAGCCGCTGCTTTACTCGCGCATCATTTGA
- the cpaB gene encoding Flp pilus assembly protein CpaB, whose translation MNRRAFIIALIVTVIGVFLLALYQRRFETEASGGEKVKLLIAVKPIERGTVITDDMIATREVPMAYVEDRAIKEGERAKIMGLRIGNLVLAQQTLMWTDLASNEEARDLSGLIQPGSRAVTIRTSRDDSNAALIRPGDYVDVISVMPEGIGSGQNEHLSSVVLMQRVLVLASGLNVSPQEPVDPSSGSIKFNNADSTLLTLSVTLQEAQVLALAAEKGRLAVILRPPNDQRVAATVNDVSSKQLFEAKERANLNIRRSNTSGPQVIGGTENK comes from the coding sequence ATGAACCGTCGTGCATTTATCATCGCCCTCATCGTCACGGTCATAGGTGTCTTCCTCCTGGCCTTGTACCAGCGACGGTTCGAGACCGAGGCTTCGGGCGGTGAGAAGGTCAAACTGCTCATCGCGGTCAAACCCATCGAGCGGGGCACCGTCATCACCGACGACATGATCGCCACCCGCGAAGTGCCCATGGCCTACGTGGAAGATCGGGCCATCAAAGAGGGTGAGCGGGCCAAAATCATGGGCCTGCGCATCGGCAACCTGGTTCTGGCGCAGCAGACCCTCATGTGGACCGACTTGGCGTCCAACGAAGAGGCGCGCGATTTGAGCGGGTTGATCCAACCGGGCAGCCGTGCGGTCACCATCCGCACCTCGCGCGACGACTCCAACGCCGCGCTGATTCGTCCGGGTGACTACGTCGACGTCATCAGCGTCATGCCCGAGGGCATCGGCTCTGGGCAGAACGAGCATCTGTCGTCCGTGGTGCTCATGCAGCGCGTGCTGGTCCTCGCCTCGGGGTTGAACGTCTCCCCGCAGGAGCCGGTCGATCCTTCGTCGGGCAGCATCAAATTCAACAATGCAGACAGCACGCTCCTCACGTTGAGCGTGACGTTGCAGGAGGCGCAGGTGTTGGCGCTCGCGGCGGAGAAGGGACGGCTCGCCGTCATCCTCCGCCCGCCCAACGATCAGCGCGTGGCGGCCACGGTGAACGACGTGTCCTCGAAGCAGCTCTTCGAAGCGAAAGAGCGCGCCAACCTCAACATTCGACGTAGCAACACCAGCGGACCCCAAGTCATTGGAGGCACGGAGAACAAATGA
- a CDS encoding type II and III secretion system protein, whose protein sequence is MRLTLTAVAIGLATTIAGVAVVSVSSPAFAQGRGKPAAADDHSNDEIVLAIGETKTLPTKDVANYSLGAEGIISVSLTGDKSQFVIAGKKAGSTTLLLIKNDQSQITIPITVTTRSMAQVEKELQQALEGTPGVKLRRVGSRFFIEGGVTTEGELRRIQQIAAGYPGQVDNLVVVGQGGTDRKLLVRLDFFFVQYEKTSSYVVGLGWPTTIGGLGQDGQPVFQTRIDRDLLNSTTTAAQASIVNQPLPKLDIGSQHGWLKVLKQSTVIAANGTEATFQSGGESNFTAANGLTASLVKIPFGTNVSVLSRYDAASKEVEVKLDSEVSDLTPPSSAAGLPGRNTTKLNTLVNLKLGQALVLSGIRTRDQRHNVSGLPGLSSIPILGLLFGTHQDDQHDVEGAIFIIPSIIETVPKSAVEVIKNALTAYEDFSGDIDRVDSYNKTPPSAK, encoded by the coding sequence ATGAGGCTCACGCTTACCGCGGTCGCAATCGGCCTTGCGACCACCATTGCCGGCGTTGCGGTAGTTTCAGTCAGCAGTCCGGCATTCGCACAAGGCCGAGGCAAGCCGGCCGCCGCGGATGATCATTCGAACGACGAGATTGTCCTGGCCATCGGCGAAACCAAGACGCTGCCGACGAAGGACGTCGCGAACTATTCGTTGGGTGCCGAGGGCATCATCTCCGTCTCCCTGACTGGTGACAAATCGCAGTTCGTCATCGCCGGTAAAAAAGCTGGGTCGACCACCCTGCTCCTGATCAAGAACGATCAATCGCAGATAACCATTCCCATTACCGTCACGACCCGGTCGATGGCCCAGGTCGAGAAGGAGCTGCAGCAAGCCCTCGAGGGCACGCCGGGCGTGAAGCTGCGTCGCGTTGGCAGCCGCTTCTTCATCGAGGGCGGCGTGACCACCGAGGGCGAGCTCCGGCGCATCCAGCAGATTGCCGCGGGCTACCCCGGCCAAGTCGACAACTTGGTCGTCGTGGGCCAGGGTGGCACAGACCGCAAGCTCCTCGTGCGCCTCGACTTCTTCTTCGTGCAGTACGAGAAGACCTCGAGCTACGTCGTCGGCCTCGGGTGGCCCACGACGATCGGCGGCTTGGGTCAGGACGGGCAGCCCGTCTTCCAGACCCGCATCGATCGCGACCTCCTCAACAGCACGACCACGGCGGCGCAGGCCTCCATCGTGAACCAGCCGCTTCCCAAGTTGGACATCGGCTCGCAGCACGGTTGGTTGAAGGTGCTCAAGCAGTCGACGGTCATTGCGGCCAACGGCACCGAGGCAACCTTCCAGTCCGGTGGTGAGTCGAATTTTACAGCCGCCAACGGCCTCACCGCGTCCCTGGTCAAGATTCCGTTCGGTACCAATGTGTCCGTGCTCTCGCGCTACGATGCGGCGAGCAAGGAGGTCGAGGTCAAACTCGACTCGGAGGTGTCCGACCTCACGCCGCCGTCTTCGGCCGCCGGATTGCCAGGGCGCAACACGACGAAGCTGAACACGCTCGTCAACCTGAAGCTCGGTCAGGCGCTGGTGCTCTCGGGCATTCGAACGCGCGACCAGCGTCACAACGTCTCGGGTCTCCCCGGGCTCAGCTCGATTCCGATCTTGGGGCTCCTCTTCGGCACGCACCAGGACGATCAGCACGACGTAGAAGGTGCTATTTTCATCATCCCCAGCATCATCGAAACCGTTCCCAAGTCCGCGGTGGAAGTCATCAAGAACGCGCTGACGGCGTACGAGGACTTCTCGGGCGATATCGATCGGGTCGATAGCTACAACAAGACTCCCCCATCGGCGAAATAA
- the tadA gene encoding Flp pilus assembly complex ATPase component TadA, whose product MAARPSSNQVQVVIHTDDGSERTEMVPIGAPITIGRHVNCVLRLDSDLVSRQHAVVEIGPASMRVEDVSTNGTIAGEMLLRRQAVDVPFGTPVVLGNFTVYFMPPPGAAAAPVPRAPVAGQVIGQVPGQLPGQGLGQLPQIPGGHGRPPLAAVPAPGQATPPVAVPQGPAPAAADRPQQPRVLAQGAITTPEALQKREKQVALRREIHKLLLEHLDLAAMDPSKVDDPSMRPKVLNALRRIITNIESRLPPDTDRDQLIGELTDEALGLGPLERFLADPQITEIMVVDPNTIYIERSGKLTLSETRFTDDERVRAVIERIVTPLGRRIDESSPLVDARLKDGSRVNAVIKPLALRGSCITIRKFSKTPLTLEKLVGFGALTPQMGLFLTRSVIAKRNIVISGGTGSGKTTLLNVLSGAIPSEERIVTIEDAAELQLAQPHVVSLETRPANLEGKGEYTIRDLVKNSLRMRPDRIVVGECRGGEALDMLQAMNTGHDGSLTTTHANSPEEAISRIETLVLMAGVDLPVRAIRDQIAGAVHVIVQQTRFSDGSRRVSAISEVTGVGDEGTIEMRPIFEFIRTGTGPNGKVIGEFRATGYLPSYLNDFIVMGLVKRGEAYL is encoded by the coding sequence GTGGCGGCACGACCAAGCTCCAATCAAGTTCAAGTCGTCATTCACACGGACGACGGCAGCGAACGCACGGAGATGGTCCCCATCGGGGCCCCCATCACCATTGGGCGCCACGTCAACTGCGTGTTGCGTCTCGACAGCGACCTCGTCTCTCGTCAGCACGCCGTGGTCGAGATCGGCCCCGCGTCGATGCGCGTGGAAGACGTCTCGACCAACGGCACCATCGCGGGCGAGATGCTCCTTCGCCGCCAAGCGGTGGACGTGCCCTTCGGCACGCCCGTCGTGTTGGGCAATTTCACCGTGTACTTCATGCCGCCGCCTGGCGCCGCGGCGGCGCCGGTACCGCGCGCGCCGGTCGCCGGTCAGGTGATCGGGCAGGTTCCGGGGCAGTTGCCTGGCCAAGGGCTGGGGCAGTTGCCGCAGATTCCCGGCGGGCACGGGCGCCCGCCGCTTGCCGCGGTCCCCGCACCAGGACAAGCCACCCCGCCGGTGGCCGTTCCGCAAGGCCCCGCCCCCGCCGCGGCCGACCGTCCGCAGCAGCCCCGCGTGCTCGCGCAGGGTGCCATCACCACGCCCGAGGCTCTGCAGAAGCGCGAGAAGCAGGTCGCGCTCCGCCGCGAGATCCACAAGCTGCTCTTGGAGCACCTCGACTTGGCCGCGATGGATCCGTCGAAGGTCGACGATCCGTCGATGCGTCCCAAGGTGCTCAACGCCCTCCGGCGCATCATCACCAACATCGAGTCGCGGCTTCCGCCGGACACCGACCGCGATCAACTCATCGGAGAGCTCACGGACGAGGCCCTCGGCCTGGGACCGCTGGAGCGCTTTCTGGCCGACCCGCAGATCACCGAGATCATGGTCGTCGACCCCAACACGATCTACATCGAGCGCAGCGGCAAGCTCACCTTGTCCGAAACGCGCTTCACCGACGACGAGCGCGTGCGCGCCGTCATCGAGCGCATCGTCACCCCGCTCGGACGCCGCATCGACGAATCGTCGCCGCTGGTCGACGCCCGCTTGAAGGACGGCTCCCGCGTGAACGCCGTCATCAAGCCCCTCGCACTGCGCGGCTCGTGCATCACCATTCGTAAGTTCTCCAAGACGCCGCTCACCTTGGAAAAGCTGGTCGGCTTCGGCGCGCTCACGCCGCAGATGGGCCTCTTTCTCACCCGCAGCGTCATCGCCAAGCGCAACATCGTCATCTCCGGCGGCACGGGTAGCGGCAAGACCACGTTGCTCAACGTCCTCTCGGGCGCCATCCCGTCGGAGGAACGCATCGTCACCATCGAGGACGCCGCCGAGCTCCAGCTCGCGCAGCCGCACGTCGTCTCGCTGGAAACGCGCCCGGCCAACTTGGAAGGCAAGGGCGAGTACACCATCCGCGATCTGGTGAAAAACTCGCTGCGTATGCGCCCCGACCGCATCGTGGTCGGAGAGTGCCGCGGTGGCGAAGCGCTCGACATGCTCCAGGCCATGAACACGGGCCACGACGGCTCGCTCACCACGACCCACGCGAACTCGCCGGAAGAGGCCATCTCCCGCATCGAGACGCTGGTGCTCATGGCCGGTGTCGATCTTCCCGTGCGCGCCATCCGCGATCAGATCGCGGGCGCCGTCCACGTCATCGTCCAGCAGACGCGCTTTTCCGACGGCTCGCGCCGCGTGAGTGCCATCAGCGAGGTCACGGGCGTCGGCGACGAAGGCACCATCGAGATGCGTCCCATCTTCGAATTCATCCGCACCGGCACCGGTCCCAATGGGAAGGTCATCGGCGAGTTCCGCGCGACGGGCTACCTGCCCTCGTACTTGAACGACTTCATCGTCATGGGCTTGGTCAAGCGCGGCGAGGCCTATCTATGA
- a CDS encoding Flp family type IVb pilin gives MTQDIMKLVKDEKGATAIEYGLLLVAILLIVAGAYKKLGKAVKGAANDAKGEF, from the coding sequence ATGACCCAGGACATCATGAAACTCGTCAAAGACGAGAAGGGCGCAACGGCCATCGAGTACGGTCTGCTCCTCGTCGCGATTCTCCTCATCGTCGCCGGCGCGTACAAGAAGCTCGGCAAGGCCGTCAAGGGCGCTGCGAACGACGCAAAAGGCGAGTTCTGA
- a CDS encoding KamA family radical SAM protein, giving the protein MSTAVLNLLPNVPVPAIKPPVDPASLTYRDLERGPFWQKIPAYREVDEKQFLDHTWQAKHTITNIAKLLKALEGLVSPAFIADAEEGFKRAPMSVRVSPYLLSLIDWNDPYGDPLRIQFVPVASRLLPDHPKLDLDSLHEQQDAPVPGLTHRYRDKALFLPLDTCPVYCRFCTRSYAIGLDTEGVEKVHLRANDERWRKAYEYIASRPELEDIVISGGDAYQLRAQQLEDIGMTLLAMPNVRRLRFATKGPAVMPMKILTDDAWTDALTKVVDKGRALHKEVVLHTHFNHPREITGITQDAMNKLMERGITVRNQAVLQRRVNDTPEVMSQLVKRLGHVNVHPYYVYVHDLVKGVEDLRTTLDTALYIEKHVRGTTAGFNTPIFVVDAPGGGGKRDAHSYEYYDRESGISVYSAPAVKAGQLFLYYDPLDQLSDTMRRRWADPAEHEVMIRLALAKAREHVR; this is encoded by the coding sequence ATGTCCACCGCCGTCCTCAATCTTTTGCCCAATGTGCCCGTCCCCGCGATCAAGCCGCCCGTCGATCCCGCGAGTCTGACGTACAGAGACCTGGAACGCGGCCCTTTTTGGCAGAAGATCCCGGCGTACCGTGAAGTCGACGAAAAGCAGTTTCTCGATCACACGTGGCAAGCCAAACACACGATTACCAACATCGCCAAGCTGCTCAAGGCCCTCGAGGGACTCGTGTCTCCGGCCTTCATCGCCGACGCGGAAGAGGGATTCAAGCGCGCCCCCATGAGCGTGCGCGTCAGTCCCTACCTCCTCTCGCTCATCGACTGGAACGACCCGTACGGCGATCCGCTGCGCATCCAGTTCGTCCCTGTGGCGTCGCGCCTTCTGCCCGACCATCCCAAGCTCGACCTCGATTCGTTGCATGAGCAACAAGATGCGCCCGTCCCCGGGTTGACCCACCGTTACCGGGACAAGGCGCTCTTCCTCCCGCTGGACACGTGCCCGGTGTACTGCCGCTTCTGCACGCGCAGCTACGCCATCGGCCTGGACACGGAGGGCGTGGAGAAGGTCCACTTGCGCGCCAACGACGAGCGCTGGCGCAAGGCCTACGAGTACATCGCCTCACGGCCCGAGCTGGAGGACATCGTCATCTCCGGCGGCGATGCGTACCAACTTCGCGCGCAGCAGCTCGAAGACATCGGCATGACCTTGTTGGCGATGCCCAACGTGCGCCGCCTCCGCTTTGCCACCAAAGGCCCGGCGGTCATGCCCATGAAGATCCTCACCGACGACGCATGGACCGACGCGCTCACCAAGGTGGTGGACAAAGGACGTGCGCTCCACAAGGAAGTCGTCCTTCACACCCATTTCAACCATCCGCGCGAGATCACCGGCATCACACAAGATGCGATGAACAAGCTCATGGAGCGCGGCATCACTGTCCGAAACCAGGCCGTTCTGCAGCGCCGGGTCAACGACACCCCCGAGGTCATGAGCCAACTGGTCAAGCGGCTCGGTCACGTGAACGTACATCCGTACTACGTCTACGTGCACGATCTGGTGAAGGGAGTGGAGGATCTTCGGACCACGCTGGACACGGCGCTCTACATCGAAAAACACGTCCGTGGCACAACGGCGGGTTTCAACACCCCCATCTTCGTGGTCGACGCCCCCGGCGGCGGTGGCAAGCGCGACGCGCACTCGTACGAGTACTACGACCGCGAGAGCGGCATCAGCGTCTACTCCGCCCCCGCGGTGAAGGCAGGGCAACTCTTTCTTTATTACGATCCGCTCGATCAATTGAGCGACACCATGCGCCGCCGCTGGGCGGATCCGGCCGAGCACGAGGTGATGATCCGCCTCGCCCTCGCCAAGGCGCGCGAACACGTACGTTAG